AAGCTTGTCTGCCAAGGTCTTGGCCCCCTGGAGCGAGATGAGGAGCCAGACGTTGGAGAGGAACTCCCCGCCTTCTCCCAAGCTCTTGGCGTGCAGGTAGCCCCTGCACATGCTGGCGGAGTAGCAGAGCATGCCCACCCACACACGGTGCATCAAATACCAACGGTCATCGGCGTGCTCCATGCGCAGAAGCTCCTCCGCGAGCTTGCAAGCATCGTCGATGATGGTGTACGCCTCGTTATCTTTGAGGCTGGCTGCTTCTTTCCTGATCTTGCCTAGGAGGATGTCGTCGGAGAGTGGTTGCTGCTTCTCCTTGTCCGTCATTTCTTTGCTGGCCTGGGTGATGATGCGATCCATCTGCTTGGTGGCTTCAGTGAACAGATCCCGCCTGCTGCCGGTCATCAGCATGTCGGGTCTAAACATGAGGAGGTAGGCCATGTAGTTGGATATTGCCTCTGTGCACACCTTACGAAGCACCCCACCATGCGGAGGCTTGCACCTAAAGTGCCTCGGAGGCTTGCTGCGGAAGCAGAGGTCGGTGGCGATGTGCCAGATGAGTACGCTCTCGTCAAATGGCGTCTTACGAAGGCTTCGCCATATCACCACGTTGGGCATCTTCGTCTTCCTCAGCGGATCTTCAGTCGCCGAAGAAATATCAGTGTTGCCGCCCGTCTTCATCAGGCGCTCCTGATCTACTTCAGTCGTCGCCGAAGAAACAACAATGTTGGCCACCTTCTTCGGCTGATCTTGATCATCAGTCGAAACGGCGGCGGTGTTGTCCATGGTCAGGCCTTGCTGATCTTGATCATCAGTTGAAACGGCGGTGGTGCTATCCATCTTCTTGGAGTAATTGTTCGTCTTGAGCAGCCTCTCTGTTTGGTCCATAGTCCAGTAGTCCGTCTTGGTGAAGCTTCTGTAACTGGAGAGGTCAGCGTTTTTACCTTCTTTGAAAACCTTCACTAGTTGATAGGTGATAGCATCCGAGACCAAAGGGCCCAACGACGCACTCCCTTTTTCCTCACGAGAATAACCTTCCTTGGTCCTGTTTAGTTGCACCAAattcccaactttgacactatgcaaaaagaaaatttctcgtcacatcaaacttgcggtacatgcatggtacATGCATgcagtactaaatgttgatgaaatcaaaaactaattgcacagtttggttgtacttcgcgagacgaacgttttgagcctaattagtcaacagttagacaattattaccGAATAAAAACAAAACGATACTGTAGCAAATGCGCCTGGCACACCTGATTAGCCACCCAAGAGTCGTCGTCGTCCTTGTGGTCTGGAGCACTGAGCCTATGAGGTTATACCCTGCAAGCTTCTCGCACAACACTGGAACATTCCCTCTGAACATGAGCGAGTCGCACAGCTTACTGATCAACACCCCAAGGACATCCACGAGAGCAGTGAAGCACAGGAGAACGTACGTGGTCTTGATATCAACAGTGCCGCCGCTGTTGTACTTGTACCTCTGGCCCTGCTGCGGCTGCAGCTTCTGCTGGCTCGTCGCGAAGAGCATGATGGCGGCAATGTGCAGGGATGGAACCAGCAGCACATGGCAAGCCAAGTAGGCGGGCGTGAACATCACGTTGGCTCTGGTGTAGATGAGCCCGAACGCCTGACGAAGCATGGGCTTGAGCCTCTcgtctttctctaacttgagagGCTCCAGGATCTTCTTCtcgtgaccaccaccaccacccctgCTCTGTGCTTGCA
The sequence above is drawn from the Miscanthus floridulus cultivar M001 chromosome 15, ASM1932011v1, whole genome shotgun sequence genome and encodes:
- the LOC136506870 gene encoding uncharacterized protein, which gives rise to MHLSSAAQWWDEWQLRILVLGSLGLQWFLVLAAPMRKYSIPLWLRRCIQLGSGCSDAVAIYALATVFNRHANGAVAGGYNGEADVRKPPSMLEVLWAPVLLIHLGGVEEVSASNIDDNLLWIRQTVTLLSQVTIALFGFYKSWPGPGSGSGDRRMLASAVLLFILGILSVLEKPLALRGARIDPLTAMSSVMKGARVKPSAWWKWCFTELSDRYKCWKKLPEGDAPIVSQSDQVEMILSDLSLFAAEATLQAQSRGGGGGHEKKILEPLKLEKDERLKPMLRQAFGLIYTRANVMFTPAYLACHVLLVPSLHIAAIMLFATSQQKLQPQQGQRYKYNSGGTVDIKTTYVLLCFTALVDVLGVLISKLCDSLMFRGNVPVLCEKLAGYNLIGSVLQTTRTTTTLGWLISVKVGNLVQLNRTKEGYSREEKGSASLGPLVSDAITYQLVKVFKEGKNADLSSYRSFTKTDYWTMDQTERLLKTNNYSKKMDSTTAVSTDDQDQQGLTMDNTAAVSTDDQDQPKKVANIVVSSATTEVDQERLMKTGGNTDISSATEDPLRKTKMPNVVIWRSLRKTPFDESVLIWHIATDLCFRSKPPRHFRCKPPHGGVLRKVCTEAISNYMAYLLMFRPDMLMTGSRRDLFTEATKQMDRIITQASKEMTDKEKQQPLSDDILLGKIRKEAASLKDNEAYTIIDDACKLAEELLRMEHADDRWYLMHRVWVGMLCYSASMCRGYLHAKSLGEGGEFLSNVWLLISLQGAKTLADKLQMPDKEQGDDDLDDQKREQEYQGKKGTMPVWDWDPEARMFHRQPY